GGTAAAATGGCGCTGGTTCACTTTGATGCCCACACCGACACCTATGCGAACGGCTGTGAGTTCGACCACGGCACCATGTTCTACACCGCGCCAAACGAAGGCCTGATCGATCCAAACCACTCCGTGCAGATCGGCATTCGTACCGAGTTCGACAAAGACAACGGCTTCACCGTACTCGATGCCTGCCAGGTGAACGATCGCGGCGTGGACGATATCATCGCTCAGGTTAAGCAGATCGTGGGTGATATGCCTGTTTACCTGACCTTTGATATCGACTGTCTGGATCCTGCATTTGCGCCGGGTACCGGTACGCCGGTGATTGGCGGTCTGACCTCCGATCGCGCCATTAAGCTGGTGCGCGGCCTGAAAGATCTGAATATTGTAGGGATGGACGTGGTGGAAGTGGCTCCGGCCTACGATCAGTCCGAAATCACCGCGCTGGCCGCGGCGACTCTGGCGCTGGAAATGCTCTATATCCAGGCCGCCAAGAAAGGCGAGTAAGCCTTCGAAAGCCGCCCCATACGGGGCGGTTTTACTTTATTTAATGCCGTCCGCCGCCATGCGGTCGCGGATATGCTGAGCGCGGGCTGTTGAAGCCGGGTGGTCGTCCAGCATTGAGCTTTGACGCCCTTCGTCAAGCTTCGCTAGCTTCTCAAAGCTGGTGGCAAGGCCGATCGGGTTGATACCGCGCTTGCGTAACAGATCGTAAGAGTAGTCGTCAGCTTCAGACTCCTGGCGCTGGGAGAACTGAGCGTTCACCAGTTTTTCACCTAAATCCCCAAGCTGAGATTGCGACAGGTTGCCAATGACGCCGCCTGCGGAAGACGCTGCGACGCGCGCTGCGTTAGCGCCAAGCGCGACCTGCATGCCTTTTTTCACGTGGCCGAGGGCGACGTGACCCATTTCGTGGCCAATCACCGCTTCAACTTCGTTGTCGTCCATCATGTCCATTAGC
This region of Cedecea lapagei genomic DNA includes:
- the speB gene encoding agmatinase, whose translation is MSTLGHKYDNSLVSNAFGFLRFPLNFQPYDSDADWVITGVPFDAATSGRAGGRHGPAAIRQVSTNLAWEGNRFPWNFDMRERLNVVDCGDLVYAFGDAREMSENLQAHAEKLLAAGKRMLSFGGDHFVTLPLLRAHAKHFGKMALVHFDAHTDTYANGCEFDHGTMFYTAPNEGLIDPNHSVQIGIRTEFDKDNGFTVLDACQVNDRGVDDIIAQVKQIVGDMPVYLTFDIDCLDPAFAPGTGTPVIGGLTSDRAIKLVRGLKDLNIVGMDVVEVAPAYDQSEITALAAATLALEMLYIQAAKKGE
- the loiP gene encoding metalloprotease LoiP, which gives rise to MKMRPVLLSLSVAALLSGCQGMDSNGLLTSGAEAFQAYTLSDAQVKTLSDDACKQQDSKATLAPADSPYTQRLNKIASALGDNINGLPVNYKVYVTKDVNAFAMANGCIRVYSGLMDMMDDNEVEAVIGHEMGHVALGHVKKGMQVALGANAARVAASSAGGVIGNLSQSQLGDLGEKLVNAQFSQRQESEADDYSYDLLRKRGINPIGLATSFEKLAKLDEGRQSSMLDDHPASTARAQHIRDRMAADGIK